From Bos mutus isolate GX-2022 chromosome 5, NWIPB_WYAK_1.1, whole genome shotgun sequence, one genomic window encodes:
- the LOC138987928 gene encoding tubulin alpha-1A chain, whose product MRECISIHVGQAGVQIGNACWELYCLEHGIQPDGQMPSDKTIGGGDDSFNTFFSETGAGKHVPRAVFVDLEPTVIDEVRTGTYRQLFHPEQLITGKEDAANNYARGHYTIGKEIIDLVLDRIRKLADQCTGLQGFLVFHSFGGGTGSGFTSLLMERLSVDYGKKSKLEFSIYPAPQVSTAVVEPYNSILTTHTTLEHSDCAFMVDNEAIYDICRRNLDIERPTYTNLNRLIGQIVSSITASLRFDGALNVDLTEFQTNLVPYPRIHFPLATYAPVISAEKAYHEQLSVAEITNACFEPANQMVKCDPRHGKYMACCLLYRGDVVPKDVNAAIATIKTKRTIQFVDWCPTGFKVGINYQPPTVVPGGDLAKVQRAVCMLSNTTAIAEAWARLDHKFDLMYAKRAFVHWYVGEGMEEGEFSEAREDMAALEKDYEEVGVDSVEGEGEEEGEEY is encoded by the exons ATG CGTGAGTGCATCTCCATCCACGTTGGCCAGGCTGGTGTCCAGATCGGCAATGCCTGCTGGGAGCTCTACTGCCTGGAACACGGCATTCAGCCCGATGGCCAGATGCCAAGTGACAAGACTATTGGGGGAGGAGACGACTCCTTCAACACCTTCTTCAGTGAGACAGGGGCTGGCAAGCATGTGCCCAGGGCAGTGTTTGTAGACCTGGAACCCACAGTCATTG atgagGTTCGCACTGGCACCTACCGCCAGCTCTTCCACCCTGAGCAGCTCATCACAGGCAAAGAAGATGCCGCCAATAACTATGCCCGGGGTCACTACACCATTGGCAAGGAGATCATTGACCTCGTCTTGGACCGAATTCGGAAACTG GCTGACCAGTGCACAGGTCTTCAGGGCTTCTTGGTTTTCCACAGCTTTGGTGGGGGAACTGGTTCTGGGTTCACCTCCCTGCTGATGGAACGCCTCTCAGTCGATTATGGCAAGAAGTCCAAGCTGGAGTTCTCCATTTACCCAGCCCCCCAGGTTTCCACAGCTGTCGTTGAGCCCTACAACTCCATCCTCACCACCCACACCACCCTGGAGCACTCTGATTGTGCCTTCATGGTAGACAATGAGGCCATCTATGACATCTGTCGTAGAAACCTCGACATTGAGCGCCCAACATATACTAACCTGAATAGGCTGATAGGTCAAATTGTGTCCTCCATCACTGCTTCCCTGAGGTTTGATGGCGCCCTGAATGTGGATCTGACAGAGTTCCAGACCAACCTGGTGCCCTATCCCCGCATCCACTTCCCTCTGGCCACATACGCCCCTGTCATCTCTGCTGAGAAAGCCTACCATGAACAGCTTTCTGTAGCAGAGATCACCAATGCTTGCTTTGAGCCAGCCAACCAGATGGTGAAATGTGACCCTCGCCATGGTAAATACATGGCCTGCTGCCTGTTGTACCGTGGTGACGTGGTTCCCAAAGATGTCAATGCTGCCATTGCCACCATCAAGACCAAGCGTACCATCCAGTTTGTGGACTGGTGCCCCACTGGCTTCAAGGTTGGCATTAACTACCAGCCTCCCACTGTGGTACCTGGTGGCGACCTGGCCAAAGTACAGCgagctgtgtgcatgctaagcaaCACCACAGCCATTGCTGAGGCCTGGGCTCGCCTGGACCACAAGTTTGACCTGATGTATGCCAAGCGTGCCTTTGTTCACTGGTACGTGGGTGAGGGCATGGAGGAAGGAGAGTTTTCTGAGGCCCGTGAGGACATGGCTGCCCTTGAGAAGGATTATGAGGAGGTTGGTGTGGATTCtgtggaaggagaaggagaagaagaaggagaggaaTACTAA